The Diadema setosum chromosome 8, eeDiaSeto1, whole genome shotgun sequence genome includes the window TGAAAATATCATTGCAATCGGTAACGCTTGAAATagattcgttaatctgaaagtgaaaaaagggttcgttattccaaagactCGTTAATACGAATACGAAatgacgtgtttttttttctttgtgtgtgcgtgtgctgtttgtttgtttgtatgtttgtttgtcgtTTATATTTGGATTAATGACTCTTAGgcccctatttcattttcgggatggcaaaccttcggagtaacaaaCCTTATTAAATTTTCGGATCAactatcgaaccttcggaacagcgaaccttattcaattttcggatcaacgaaccttcggaataacgaacatacCGGAAATGCAATGGGAGGATCGAGGGGACAGAGAGGAGGATAATTTTGTAACGTACAGCTACCGAAAGAGGGgtagaaaatgaaagaacattaattGGTGACACTGTAAACTTGGACGAGGAAACGTGGAAAGTTTAAGCCTAcattgcaggaaatggaggtcTATTGACAATCGTTCGCGAACGTTTATGTATCTTCAAATTTCTAAAAGGCCGGAAGGAACTATACGCGGTAAAAGCAGAATTAATGTGTTTGTAAagagcttttcttttttttttattacaggcGATGAGCCACAAAAGTTATTGTCAGATACCACTTAATAAGGAAGTGATTTATGATGTAAACAAATCTGTCGCACGTATCGGCTTTCAGGTGgctttaagaaaaaagaaagaaaggaaagtcGCAAATGAAGGCAATTCTCACATTTCTCAGCTACtctcgctttctctctctctctctctttcccacTCTCAGAGTGAACGATAGTATTGCTGAATTTACATAAAAGATGTTCAGGGGAAGATTAATCCAATTGTAATTCTGGGATTAAAAATCATTGATTCTACAAGACATTATAGCATCAGCATGGACATGTTTTTACTGTATAGTATACAATGAATGTTTGTGAGTGCAATGGacaatatttcatgaagatatttcatggaagatgaaatgatccattcaactcggctgcgcctcgttgaatggatcaaacatttcatctttcaccgaatgaaatattctgtccattgcactcataaacattcattatttgtataccatTTGTATTATACGGTTGAATTTGTAGCCATCATGGCACATACCGGTACGTACAAAATTCGATTTATTTTCAGTATTCACAGAGAATAATattagattttgttttcttcctgtAATTTTCTAATCTCGTTTTCCAAATCATGAATCCATATGACACATACAAGGTGTTAAATGGAACGTGTCACATTGAACGCCAACAGCAGATTCGTGCACAAAAACTCTTGTCGCCATTATTGGCAAATATGCAAGGagtttaaatgtaaaaacagGTAAACGCCATTTTCAAGGTTTattgtcattataaaaaaaaaaggacagaaatCAAACCTGTCAATGACATTGCATACGTTACATACAAGGAAATATTATTTTTGAAGAGTTTATCAAAATAATCACACATATCCTGATCACTTTCTTTGTTATTGCGCAGCTTCAATCTCATATCTTGAAGCTGAAAAATAAACGATATATCGGATTTTGCATTTGAAACTATTCAATTTATTACTCTTTCATTACTAGTGCATTTTGGCCTCTAACTGTTACTACTATACGGTTGGAAGGAAAGGTGAATGGAAAAACGCCATCATGCGTCGAATGTGACACAATCCCACGAGTTTCCCTGCCCAGTATACACACAGTAACGTGAACGGAGAAGCCACACATGTTCTCAACGGTCACTTTTATCGCTTCACCCAACTCAACCGTGCAAGCTCGGCGCGCCGTCTTACCAACCGAGGGGATCGGGAGGCGATCTCCAAGGGGAGGGACCGCACGTTCACCTCTAAAGCGATTTCAGTGTACTGTACTGTTGTTGTTCTGGAAGACGGTGTTACACACGGTAATGGATTGCGGATACGCGAAAATTGTTGAACGAGTTTGATCATGGCTGTTGTCGTCGGAACCAGCCTTCAGTTATTATAGCAAGATGCGATGTCGGCTCAGGAAAACGTTTCAATATCTGTTCCTCGCCTCTGTCACGTTGCTAGTCTGGCGCGAGCTGAAATGGATCGACGGAAACCGCGATTCGAACTCGAAGCGCGGAGCCGGCGCCGCCGCCGGCGAGCACCCACTTGTTGCTGGAGTGAATCCCCTTGAGCAGCGGGTGGAGAAGCGTTCGGCTGCCGGTGCCGCCGATGGGgcaggtggtggtggtggtggtggcggcgGCATGCGCGGAGGACGGGAACCGCTGTGGCAGAGCAAGCAGGTAGACGGTGCCCTGATCCAGAAGAAACAGCGTGAAGCTGTCCCCGAACTCGACGTTAAACCTGACCCAGTACTGGACGATACACCCGCGAAAAATGCATCACTGATTATCAGGACAAAGTTTGTGGTTTCGCAACGTGGTGAAGGACCCAACAACCCTGTTCTGCATCCTATTCAATCCAACGAAAGTATCAGAGCAGGAAAGCCTCAACATTTACCACCAAATACAGACCACTCAAAAGGGGCCAACCCCATACCTTTGGATCTGCGTTTAAACGATTTATCTAACATCGCAGCAAACAGACCGCAACAAAATGTGGCAAACTTTACAATCGTTGTCCATAACCCTGGCGATGTGCAGTCGAATCCGCAGATCCACAAACAGATGGAACTCTCAGATATATTCATCGGTGTGAAAACGACAGGAAAATACCACAAGGAACGCCTGCAGATCATCCTGGATACATGGTACTCCCTTGCTCCAGAGCAGGTGGGTGACAGTATACAAAAGTCACTACTCAATCACAGAATGCACATATATCTTATGCTGCCATGCTGTGGGTGTTGAAATGGTAGAGAGAAGTGAATGAAAactttttcttcactttgaacACTTTTGAACAGTAAAGGATGTTCATCAAAATCAGACCTAAAATAAAGATCATGGAAGTGTAAAATCTCCCATATATTTGCAAATCAGGGTTGGTAAGTTTATACCAACAGCCGCATAGTCAGAATGGCAGAGGTGGTGACATCGTTATCACAAGTTTTCCACTGAGCTTCATGCAAACCTTCACTAAATTTCCTTTGTTTAATGTCACATTCTAAAATTGCCTGTCATCAAAGTATAAATATTCCCAAGAATTGTCATATTTCTTCCTGATACATCATAACAAATGAATCCACATATCTAGCATCTGACAGAAATGTATAGTTTATTTAAAATGTCTTGCATTTCCATCATTCCATGAATATTCACATGAATCTTGTACCAGTATTATGAGATAATGTTAACTCTGTACATGCCAGATAAATTGCTGCTCTGTGGGATTTGTGTGTATTAATGGTACAAAATGTGACTTTAGTTTTAGGTAAGAGTTAAGTGAGAGACCAAGGCCAGGGCTGAGTTTGAAAACAATTTACAGCATTTTCTGTCAATTGCCTTTGCTGGTCTGGAACCCCAGCTGACACCATTATTTGACAtacgccccctccccctttttcccTCAACCTTGGGTGGAGTTCAGCTCGATCATACTTCCAGGATCGTACCTCCTCGGTGTTTTTTATTGCGTGTTCTGTTATGAATAGCCCCCCATCATCTGATCCCCATTCTTCTGCTTGTTAACTGCCTGAACTTGGCTGGTTGGGGTTTATGTGAAACAATGCGTGGTGTCGAGAACGACACACTCCGACTCCTATTGTTGTCACTGGTGATGGTAACACGCTGTCGGCGTATAATGGAGCTACcccagaagagagagagagagagagggctgGAGGCAGCTGGaatacaattttttattttcatttttagtaTCTAAGAGGTGACAGAAAAGTCCATGTTGCTGCACCCGATTTGTGGGAAAATACATTCTATGGGACGAGAGTAGAATTTGAAATACGAGCGATGCAATTAGATCGAGAACGATGCCGACACTTTTGACAAATTGATGCAAATTGCATCCCACGTGAAAGGAGTGAAAGGAACCAGGCATTTGCATTCATCATTGCCAGGGATTGAATGCAAACAGGGATTGCTGAGAAAGGATGGAATAATTgatggttttttgtttgtagcAAATTTGCTGATTGCAAATTTCCccatgagagaaagagagtcaatcagtgtaggcctacatatctgAAATTTTGTGGTTTATGGAATATGATATAGCAAGAAGAAAACCAAGTGCTTTATGTGTGATTTCTTCATTCTGTGATTATCACCTCTGTGgattatcaaaattttaccCATTTAGTTGATGCTGTTTTAGTCAGGAGAGAAAAATGGAAGTTTAGTATCCAGTGTACATGAGGGTACAGGAATGTACATATACATCTGTTGTATTATgttgacttgttatgttcacATGATACTGGTGATGTATTTGGCATTCTCTGTACCATAGAGTATATGATGTTTATGTGGAGAAAATGACAGtctgaaatgaaaagaacaaagaaaaaaatctatatGTATGCGTATCTGAAGatagcaaacatttttttaacgTACATTTTGAGGTTTACTAAACATTTGATGAATTATGATTAACAGTTCTGAGGAAATGGTCATGTATAccaaaaaagggagaaaaataagAGATAATTATACTTGTATATGTCATATATCATTCAGCAAGTCTAATTAttcatgagtggttaaatttgtgatcttTAGTGCAGTAATGAGTGTTGGCATATCGATGCATGCCCATCACTTTTGTGTCAGATCAGAGTTAATatgttttgtgcatttttaaattcacaaatatcacctggacttgcaaaatttgcaaactATATAGTGTGTATATACAGTAGGTTCTGCCATGGATAAGTATGGATTGTTATGAAATGAATCAAATGCTTTCTACCAGTGCAGAGAGGTTTCGTATGGCAACCAAAAAAGCCTGTCCTAGTTTTCCCCAGTGAAACCTGGCTCATCTATTGATAGCTGAGTGCTACTGGATTCTATTCAAATGCAGATCTATAATTGTTTGTATTACTGGTTCATATGTGATTGCTTTTTGCaattcaaagaagaaaatgaaatcaagcaGCATTATAAGCAAGGGCTACTGTATTATTACTCCATCTAGGATTAATGAAGATGAACATAAGATGGGAAGTTAATGTTCAGATATTAAAATATACCAGTTTACATCAGTGAAATGCTCAGTATTTCTCATCACTGTTATCATATTATGAACATTATTCTACTATAAGCACTATCATATGAGGGTTGTCTGCTCATCCATATATACACTTGTAGTTGTATGGCCTCACGGTATTGAATACATCATTACTTGTTGCCATTAGCAACTGCCTGGCAATTGATTTTCAATCAGGCAGTACACAAGTGGGGAATGTACTGTGAGTGTGCGTACATTTGTTCGGAAGACACATGTTTTTCAGTCGTGTTCTTTGCCAGGGCATTTGACACATTATGTACAGTATTTACTGTATGTTGTCCGACTGATGAAGTTGTTCTTTCAAGCTTCGAAAATTGGATTAATAGACTGAAAAAATTATGTGTGCAGTAGAATAACAAAGACCTAATGTGATCGATGCACTCATAGCTCACGCCTATCACTGGTTAATTATATAAGTCACTTGCAGAATTGCCTCTGTAATTCCAGGTGCACTCACAGGGATGTTGTTTGGCTTGAGAGCGTTAGGCAACAGAGCTTGTTATCAGTACTCATACTGTATGATTCCAATGGAGATATAATTGTGAACGTGATTGTATGTTACGCACACTGAGAAACACGCTGACCTGCCCTCATACAAACCCACCACCTACACAGTTCCAGGGGGCTGTCATATCGAATGATCTTGGAGCGTTTTTGAAGAGATAAAACAGGCTTTGGACATAAGGGTGATTGATAGGTTGATTAGTGGCAGCGATATTAGCCAGCCatcttttttatgtgtgtgaacAGTGCCTGGGTCATACTCATACAGGCTAGTGTTTT containing:
- the LOC140231462 gene encoding beta-1,3-N-acetylglucosaminyltransferase radical fringe-like, which codes for MRCRLRKTFQYLFLASVTLLVWRELKWIDGNRDSNSKRGAGAAAGEHPLVAGVNPLEQRVEKRSAAGAADGAGGGGGGGGGMRGGREPLWQSKQVDGALIQKKQREAVPELDVKPDPVLDDTPAKNASLIIRTKFVVSQRGEGPNNPVLHPIQSNESIRAGKPQHLPPNTDHSKGANPIPLDLRLNDLSNIAANRPQQNVANFTIVVHNPGDVQSNPQIHKQMELSDIFIGVKTTGKYHKERLQIILDTWYSLAPEQTNFFTDVDDVEFQQKANGHMINTQCQGTHSRLALCCKTSFMLDMFYKTDKRWFCNVDDDNYLNVPELLKLLRQYDHTQDHYLGRASLSHPIEAIDRYSNQRVSFWFATGGAGFCISKSLAMKMAVYASSGTFEKMCNRIRLPDDVTIGFIIEVLLKKPLTKVQTFNSHLQLLRSIPTGQLQKQLTLSYSITPKRVNVINMPSSLYSLEDDPTRFKTFHCTYFRGFGNCPPGS